In a genomic window of Arachnia rubra:
- a CDS encoding DUF6882 domain-containing protein, which yields MAVTLTDALNDFALLAVEGQQTLFDQAGSAAWEADLDKRKLWLGEHVYDVAVIGTSSEISNTWMWSWANPGYGSSHPAVSAILPGCAKGREAGIPEFTTEMFSLDGVTDYGMRPGSAVAFLTARLAGATAIYAAPYQQGVAYLAILNLALSDPTPVVLPRMMSTCLEYSGNHRQTIGTYGAQRGLSPERTDDGGIILNYPGGARVRCGFDDWNRITRMESDLPSGQE from the coding sequence ATGGCTGTAACCCTCACCGATGCTCTGAATGACTTTGCCCTGCTGGCTGTTGAGGGGCAACAAACCCTGTTTGACCAGGCCGGTTCCGCTGCCTGGGAAGCCGACCTGGACAAGCGCAAACTGTGGCTCGGAGAGCATGTCTATGACGTCGCGGTGATCGGCACGTCATCCGAGATCTCCAACACCTGGATGTGGTCCTGGGCGAACCCGGGCTATGGCTCTTCGCATCCAGCGGTCTCGGCGATCTTGCCGGGCTGCGCCAAGGGGCGTGAGGCTGGTATCCCGGAGTTCACCACCGAGATGTTCTCGCTCGATGGTGTGACTGACTATGGGATGCGGCCGGGCTCCGCGGTTGCTTTCCTCACCGCGAGGCTAGCGGGTGCAACCGCTATCTATGCCGCCCCATACCAGCAGGGCGTGGCATACCTGGCGATACTCAATCTGGCACTGTCGGATCCTACGCCTGTGGTGCTCCCGCGGATGATGTCGACTTGCCTGGAGTATTCCGGGAACCACCGGCAGACGATCGGCACCTACGGCGCTCAGCGAGGTCTCAGCCCGGAGCGGACCGATGACGGCGGCATTATCCTGAACTATCCCGGTGGAGCCCGCGTGCGCTGCGGCTTTGATGACTGGAACCGGATCACCCGGATGGAGAGTGACCTACCATCTGGGCAGGAATGA
- the cysE gene encoding serine O-acetyltransferase, with translation MDPARIVADHLIWESIRAECAEAAANEPLLAGFLSHVVLSQPDLETALAYILAAKLDNATLPALSLRDIILDVLRDEECIQHAIRADLQAVVHRDPAASGYAGPLLYFKGFHAIQAYRVAHSYWERDRRALALYLQSRISEVFAVDIHPAAKIGKGIMFDHATSVVIGETAVVEDDFSMLHEVTLGGSGKVGGDRHPKIGRGVMIGAGAKVLGNIRVGEGAKIGAGSVVLKDVPPRTTVAGIPARVVSVPSAALPALDMDQFLPSAQ, from the coding sequence ATGGATCCTGCACGTATCGTCGCCGACCACCTGATCTGGGAATCCATCCGTGCCGAGTGCGCAGAGGCTGCCGCCAACGAGCCACTACTGGCCGGGTTCCTGTCACATGTCGTGCTCAGCCAGCCGGATCTTGAGACTGCCCTGGCATATATTCTCGCCGCCAAGCTCGACAACGCCACCCTCCCGGCGCTCAGCCTCCGCGACATCATTCTCGATGTACTGCGTGACGAGGAGTGCATCCAGCACGCTATCCGTGCCGACCTGCAGGCTGTGGTCCATCGCGATCCTGCCGCCTCGGGGTACGCCGGCCCCCTGCTGTATTTCAAAGGTTTCCATGCCATCCAGGCCTACAGGGTGGCGCACTCCTATTGGGAACGTGATCGCCGGGCTCTGGCCCTGTACCTGCAGTCGCGGATCTCGGAGGTTTTCGCTGTCGACATCCACCCCGCGGCGAAGATCGGCAAGGGCATCATGTTCGACCACGCCACCAGCGTGGTCATTGGCGAGACCGCCGTCGTCGAGGATGACTTCTCGATGCTGCACGAGGTTACTCTCGGTGGTTCCGGAAAGGTCGGTGGCGACCGCCATCCCAAGATCGGGCGGGGCGTGATGATCGGTGCTGGGGCCAAGGTGCTCGGCAACATCCGCGTCGGCGAGGGAGCGAAGATCGGGGCGGGCTCCGTGGTGCTGAAGGACGTCCCACCACGCACCACCGTCGCGGGCATCCCAGCGAGGGTGGTCAGCGTGCCCAGCGCTGCCCTGCCCGCTCTCGACATGGACCAGTTCCTGCCGTCGGCCCAGTAG
- a CDS encoding coiled-coil domain-containing protein, producing the protein MTDETFATVRRGYDPAQVDSVLRRMRQTHAAALQEAATQTVEINKLNQALEASQGRVTGLQQQVSELQDQLNQAQAHVSAAANGTDFASLGERIVQMLNLAQEEAEDIRLRAQEDAEAMEIQVAHEVEHARAAADGYANETRTKAEADAARIIEQANREADELLDHADREASARRREAEAVFEQQRAAAGAAAAEFEATLAERRERATAEFATQMANHERALAVANDKLTEAQAEAVRVLEEAHASAEDERERAATEAKSRLENARVAAERVKRESERELSALAARRDSITEQLANVRQMLSTLGGSALAMNLSPSSPASPSEAAVDEGAAKKISPAKATAKAK; encoded by the coding sequence ATGACCGACGAAACATTCGCAACGGTGCGCCGGGGCTATGATCCAGCCCAGGTTGACTCCGTTCTGCGCCGTATGCGCCAGACGCACGCTGCCGCCCTGCAGGAGGCGGCCACTCAGACAGTGGAGATCAATAAATTAAACCAGGCGCTTGAAGCCTCGCAGGGCCGTGTCACCGGTTTGCAGCAGCAGGTCTCCGAGCTCCAGGACCAGCTCAACCAGGCCCAGGCCCATGTTTCCGCGGCCGCGAACGGGACGGATTTCGCCTCTCTCGGAGAGCGGATCGTGCAGATGCTCAACCTGGCCCAGGAGGAGGCAGAGGACATCCGACTCCGTGCCCAGGAGGACGCCGAGGCTATGGAGATCCAGGTGGCCCATGAGGTTGAGCATGCCCGCGCCGCAGCGGACGGTTACGCCAACGAGACCCGTACCAAGGCTGAGGCCGATGCAGCACGGATCATCGAGCAGGCCAACCGCGAGGCCGACGAGCTCTTGGACCATGCCGATCGTGAGGCGTCAGCGCGCCGGCGTGAGGCCGAGGCCGTCTTCGAGCAGCAGCGTGCCGCTGCAGGAGCCGCAGCAGCAGAGTTCGAGGCCACGCTCGCGGAACGCCGGGAACGTGCGACAGCAGAGTTCGCCACCCAGATGGCAAACCACGAGCGCGCTCTCGCGGTGGCCAACGACAAGCTGACGGAGGCTCAGGCGGAGGCCGTCCGCGTGCTAGAGGAGGCCCATGCCTCAGCGGAAGACGAGAGGGAACGTGCGGCCACCGAGGCAAAGTCGCGGCTCGAGAACGCCCGGGTCGCAGCCGAGCGTGTCAAGCGCGAGTCCGAACGAGAGCTGAGTGCGCTTGCCGCCCGCCGCGACTCCATCACCGAGCAGCTCGCAAACGTCAGGCAGATGCTCTCCACCCTCGGAGGCAGCGCCCTGGCAATGAACCTGTCGCCCAGCAGCCCTGCCAGCCCCAGCGAGGCCGCTGTTGATGAGGGAGCTGCGAAGAAGATCTCGCCGGCGAAAGCCACTGCCAAGGCCAAGTGA
- a CDS encoding acyl-CoA carboxylase subunit epsilon: protein MTGRYDIRAAGATEEEIAALVVVLQALGMAEDRLKAADDRPLAGGWKSYYRTVRQQLVYGRDAWRTYIRF from the coding sequence GTGACCGGGCGCTACGACATCCGGGCCGCCGGGGCCACAGAGGAGGAGATCGCAGCCCTGGTGGTCGTACTCCAGGCCCTGGGCATGGCCGAGGACAGGCTCAAGGCGGCTGATGACCGTCCGCTGGCGGGTGGCTGGAAGTCCTACTACCGGACCGTACGCCAGCAGCTTGTCTATGGCCGTGATGCCTGGCGCACCTACATCAGGTTCTGA
- a CDS encoding Maf family protein has protein sequence MRFILASKSPSRLELLRRAGLDPEVQVSNFDESLIVEPQPSRLALRLAAAKGEYVAERVAGDAIFVACDSVLEFEGRAHGKPHTLEATTAQWRRIRGRQGVLHTGHFVLVRHGGEARQAIRTASTVIKFADITDDEIAAYAAQGEPLQVAGAFTIDGLGGAFVTGIEGDPHNVIGLSLPLLRQILLDLGVTWPSLWKAEATS, from the coding sequence ATGCGGTTCATACTCGCCTCCAAATCCCCTTCGCGGCTGGAGCTGCTGCGCCGGGCCGGACTGGACCCCGAGGTTCAGGTCAGCAATTTCGACGAATCACTCATCGTCGAACCCCAGCCTTCCCGGCTCGCGCTGCGGTTGGCTGCCGCGAAAGGAGAGTATGTAGCCGAGCGCGTCGCCGGCGACGCGATCTTCGTTGCCTGTGACTCTGTGCTGGAGTTCGAGGGACGAGCCCACGGCAAACCCCACACGCTGGAGGCTACGACTGCACAGTGGAGGCGGATACGTGGCCGTCAGGGAGTGCTTCACACAGGACATTTCGTGCTGGTACGCCATGGCGGCGAAGCCAGGCAGGCCATCCGCACCGCGAGCACGGTGATCAAGTTCGCCGACATCACCGACGACGAGATAGCAGCCTATGCCGCCCAAGGTGAGCCCCTGCAGGTTGCCGGAGCCTTCACCATTGATGGCCTGGGAGGCGCCTTCGTCACCGGCATCGAAGGTGATCCTCACAACGTCATCGGGCTTTCTCTCCCCCTGCTCCGGCAGATCCTGCTCGATCTGGGCGTCACTTGGCCAAGCCTGTGGAAGGCAGAAGCCACCAGCTGA
- a CDS encoding acetyl/propionyl/methylcrotonyl-CoA carboxylase subunit alpha, whose translation MGSTTISKVLIANRGEIAVRVIRAARDAGIASVAAYADSDADSLFVKLADEAFALDGATPADTYLNVGKLLDVARRSGADAVHPGYGFLAENADFARAIIDAGLKWIGPPPEAIESLGDKVRARHIAQKVGAPQVPGTVDPVADAAEVVRFAERHGLPVAIKAAFGGGGRGLKVARTLEEIPELFDSATREAITAFGRGDCFVERYLDKPRHVETQCLADAHGNVVVVSTRDCSLQRRHQKLVEEAPAPFLSHEQVELLRGSSKAILREAGYVGAGTCEFLVGLDGTISFLEVNTRLQVEHPVSEEVTGIDLVQEMFRIAEGEELGYDDPEIHGHSIEFRINAEDAGRGFMPAPGTLVRWHAPTGPGIRVDEGYHAEMTVPGAFDSLVAKLIVTGADRTQALARARRALGELQVEGMPTVVPFHQVLLEEPDFIAADGKFKVHTRWIETEFANEIPAYTGVLGEPEALGEPEVISVEVNGRRMEVKLPAGFGTRPEARGKTQKRPTRRDRGSAKVSAPSGNGLICPMQGTIVKLSVQEGEVIEEGQVVAVIEAMKMEQPLHAHRPGQVARLAIAPGQAVNAGDVICEITDPE comes from the coding sequence GTGGGCAGCACGACCATCTCGAAGGTTCTGATCGCCAACCGTGGGGAGATCGCTGTCAGGGTGATCCGGGCTGCCCGGGATGCCGGCATCGCCTCGGTGGCGGCGTATGCGGACTCAGACGCGGATTCGCTGTTCGTCAAGCTCGCGGACGAGGCTTTCGCCCTGGACGGCGCCACCCCAGCTGACACCTATCTGAACGTCGGCAAACTCCTGGACGTGGCGCGCCGCTCTGGAGCCGACGCCGTGCATCCGGGGTACGGCTTCCTGGCTGAGAACGCGGACTTCGCCCGCGCCATCATCGATGCGGGCCTGAAGTGGATTGGCCCGCCGCCCGAGGCGATCGAGAGCCTGGGGGACAAGGTCAGAGCTCGTCACATCGCGCAAAAGGTGGGTGCCCCGCAGGTTCCAGGCACCGTCGACCCGGTCGCCGATGCCGCTGAGGTGGTGCGATTCGCCGAGCGCCACGGCTTGCCGGTCGCGATCAAAGCAGCCTTCGGTGGAGGCGGGCGCGGCCTGAAAGTGGCCCGCACGCTTGAAGAGATCCCCGAACTGTTCGACTCCGCGACCCGGGAGGCCATCACCGCCTTCGGGCGCGGGGACTGCTTCGTCGAACGCTACCTGGATAAACCGCGGCATGTGGAGACCCAGTGCCTGGCGGATGCGCACGGCAACGTGGTGGTGGTCTCCACGCGTGACTGCTCGCTGCAGCGCCGCCATCAGAAACTCGTCGAGGAGGCACCGGCCCCCTTCCTCAGCCACGAGCAGGTGGAGCTCCTCCGTGGCTCGTCCAAGGCCATCTTGAGGGAGGCTGGTTACGTCGGCGCCGGCACCTGCGAGTTCCTCGTCGGTCTCGACGGCACGATCTCCTTCCTTGAGGTCAACACCCGCCTCCAGGTGGAGCACCCGGTCTCCGAAGAGGTGACGGGTATCGACCTGGTGCAGGAGATGTTCCGCATCGCCGAGGGCGAGGAGCTGGGATACGACGACCCCGAAATCCACGGGCACTCCATCGAGTTCCGCATCAACGCCGAGGACGCGGGCCGCGGCTTTATGCCAGCTCCAGGCACCCTGGTCAGGTGGCATGCCCCCACCGGGCCTGGAATTCGCGTCGACGAGGGATATCACGCTGAGATGACAGTGCCAGGCGCCTTCGACTCGCTCGTGGCGAAGCTGATCGTCACAGGGGCAGACCGCACCCAGGCCCTAGCCAGGGCACGGCGGGCACTGGGCGAGCTGCAGGTCGAGGGCATGCCGACGGTGGTCCCATTCCACCAGGTGCTGCTGGAGGAGCCTGACTTCATCGCTGCCGACGGCAAGTTCAAGGTGCACACCCGCTGGATCGAAACCGAGTTCGCCAACGAGATCCCCGCCTATACGGGTGTGCTAGGTGAGCCTGAGGCCCTAGGCGAGCCTGAGGTAATCTCCGTGGAGGTCAACGGACGCCGCATGGAGGTGAAACTGCCCGCCGGGTTCGGCACCCGGCCCGAGGCCCGCGGCAAGACTCAGAAACGACCGACCAGGCGTGACCGCGGTAGCGCCAAGGTCTCCGCGCCGAGCGGCAACGGGCTGATCTGCCCCATGCAGGGCACCATCGTGAAGCTGTCCGTCCAGGAGGGCGAGGTCATCGAGGAGGGCCAGGTCGTGGCGGTCATCGAGGCGATGAAGATGGAGCAGCCGCTGCATGCCCACCGTCCCGGCCAGGTCGCCAGGCTGGCCATCGCCCCAGGCCAGGCCGTGAATGCAGGTGATGTCATCTGCGAGATCACGGACCCGGAGTAG
- a CDS encoding acyl-CoA carboxylase subunit beta gives MDIDIHTTAGKLTDLGRRIDAAVHAGSAAAVEKQHAKGKMTARERVLALLDEGTFAELDEFARHRSKSFGMDARRPYGDGVITGTGAIHGRPVCVFSQDVTIFGGALGEVYGEKIVKIIDFALKTGCPLIGINEGGGARIQEGVASLAMYGEIFRRNTRASGVIPQISLIMGAAAGGHVYSPALTDFVVMVDRTSQMFITGPEVIKTVTGEDVSMEELGGGRTHSSRSGNSHYLAADENDALEYVRDLISYLPQNNLEDPPVYDDAEVDLVITDHDRRLDQLIPDSANQPYDMREIIHNVLDDEEFLEVMELFAGNVITGFGRIEGRPIGIVASQPTVFAGCLDIDASEKAARFVRTCDAFNIPVLTFVDVPGFLPGVDQEHQGIIRRGAKLIFAYAEATVPTITVITRKAYGGAYIVMGSKHLGADVNFAWPTAQIAVMGAQGAVNILHRKTLAEAEDPGQRRQELMAEYDEELANPYVAAERGYIDQVIYPHETRAQIIRVLRLLRTKREQLPPKKHGNIPL, from the coding sequence ATGGACATCGACATCCACACCACCGCCGGGAAGCTGACGGACCTCGGACGCCGCATCGACGCGGCCGTCCATGCGGGCTCTGCTGCCGCAGTTGAGAAACAGCACGCGAAAGGCAAGATGACCGCCCGTGAGAGGGTGCTTGCTCTCCTGGATGAGGGAACCTTCGCAGAGCTGGACGAATTCGCCAGGCACCGTTCCAAGAGCTTCGGGATGGATGCCCGGCGTCCCTACGGGGATGGCGTGATCACTGGCACTGGAGCAATCCATGGCCGCCCTGTCTGTGTCTTCAGCCAAGATGTGACGATCTTCGGCGGAGCCCTGGGAGAGGTCTACGGCGAGAAGATCGTCAAGATCATCGACTTCGCGCTGAAAACCGGCTGTCCCCTGATCGGGATCAATGAGGGTGGCGGCGCGCGGATCCAGGAGGGGGTGGCCTCCCTGGCCATGTACGGGGAAATCTTCCGCCGCAACACCCGCGCTTCGGGAGTGATTCCGCAGATCTCGCTCATCATGGGCGCGGCGGCGGGCGGTCACGTCTACTCCCCTGCCCTGACCGACTTCGTGGTGATGGTGGACAGAACCTCGCAGATGTTCATCACCGGGCCTGAGGTGATCAAGACGGTGACCGGCGAGGACGTGTCCATGGAGGAGCTGGGGGGTGGCCGCACGCACTCCAGCAGGTCCGGGAACTCACACTATCTGGCAGCTGACGAGAACGATGCCCTCGAATATGTGCGCGACCTGATCAGCTATCTACCACAGAACAACCTGGAGGATCCCCCTGTCTACGACGACGCCGAGGTAGACCTGGTCATCACCGACCATGACCGCAGGCTGGATCAACTCATTCCAGACTCCGCGAATCAGCCGTACGACATGCGCGAGATTATCCACAACGTCCTGGACGATGAGGAGTTCCTCGAGGTCATGGAGCTGTTCGCAGGCAACGTGATCACCGGTTTCGGACGCATCGAGGGTCGTCCAATAGGGATCGTCGCAAGCCAGCCCACTGTGTTTGCTGGCTGCCTGGACATCGACGCCTCCGAGAAGGCCGCACGTTTCGTCCGCACCTGCGATGCCTTCAACATCCCGGTGCTGACGTTCGTCGACGTGCCCGGTTTCCTTCCTGGAGTCGACCAGGAGCATCAGGGAATCATCCGGCGCGGTGCGAAGCTGATTTTCGCCTACGCTGAGGCCACTGTGCCCACGATCACGGTCATCACCCGTAAGGCCTACGGCGGTGCCTACATCGTGATGGGGTCGAAACATCTCGGGGCAGACGTGAACTTCGCCTGGCCAACGGCACAGATCGCGGTGATGGGGGCTCAGGGCGCTGTCAACATCCTGCATCGCAAGACCCTGGCGGAGGCTGAGGATCCCGGCCAGCGGCGGCAGGAGCTGATGGCGGAGTATGACGAGGAATTGGCGAACCCTTACGTGGCGGCGGAGCGGGGTTACATTGATCAGGTGATCTACCCACACGAGACGCGCGCCCAGATCATCCGGGTCCTCCGGCTGCTGCGCACAAAACGTGAGCAGCTGCCCCCCAAGAAGCACGGGAATATCCCACTGTGA
- a CDS encoding NUDIX hydrolase: MPTPEFILDLRRHIGSASLWLSGASLLVVREGSIGPEVLLCRRADDGEWSAISGIVEPGENPAETVVREAWEEACVEVEVDRMLWLDAMDEVTFPNGDRCRFLDHGFRGRLVGGEPGIGDGEISDVGWFPAGRLPAPRQARLAAQVRICLDDPRDVVLGLERR; this comes from the coding sequence ATGCCAACGCCTGAATTCATCCTCGACTTGCGCCGCCACATCGGAAGCGCCTCGCTGTGGCTGAGCGGAGCCAGCCTCCTAGTGGTGCGAGAGGGGAGCATAGGACCGGAGGTGCTGCTCTGCCGTCGCGCCGACGACGGCGAGTGGTCAGCGATCTCCGGGATCGTGGAGCCAGGGGAGAACCCTGCCGAAACGGTGGTGCGTGAGGCCTGGGAAGAGGCCTGCGTCGAGGTAGAGGTGGACCGGATGCTGTGGCTGGACGCGATGGACGAGGTCACCTTCCCCAACGGTGACCGGTGCCGTTTCCTGGATCACGGGTTCCGGGGCCGCCTGGTCGGCGGGGAACCTGGGATCGGTGACGGTGAGATCAGTGACGTCGGATGGTTCCCGGCAGGACGGCTTCCGGCTCCCAGACAGGCCCGGCTGGCCGCTCAGGTGCGAATCTGCCTGGATGATCCCCGTGATGTCGTGCTGGGGCTGGAACGCCGATGA
- a CDS encoding PH domain-containing protein, with protein MAFRKDMLSRDEQVVMHLRTHIKSLIGVILILFLASALLGIGLALIPEQYKPWTTWVLLGLYLIAIIWFVLKPWLLWLSATYTVTNRRIITRKGIFNKTGHDFPLRSINNVNYESSFLDRIFGCGTLILETAAEKPLTLPDVPGVERAHVVIADLIFDGEPDPE; from the coding sequence ATGGCGTTTAGGAAGGACATGCTGTCTCGCGACGAGCAGGTGGTGATGCACCTGCGCACTCACATCAAGTCGCTCATTGGGGTGATCCTGATCCTGTTCCTGGCCAGTGCACTGCTGGGGATCGGGCTGGCGCTGATCCCGGAGCAATACAAGCCCTGGACCACCTGGGTCCTGCTGGGCCTCTACCTGATCGCGATCATCTGGTTTGTGCTCAAACCCTGGCTGCTGTGGCTGTCCGCCACCTACACGGTGACAAATCGTCGCATCATTACCCGGAAGGGTATCTTCAACAAGACCGGCCACGACTTCCCGCTCCGCAGCATCAACAACGTCAACTACGAGAGCTCATTCCTGGACCGCATCTTCGGATGCGGAACCCTGATCCTCGAAACCGCTGCTGAGAAGCCGCTGACCCTGCCGGATGTTCCCGGCGTGGAGAGGGCGCATGTGGTGATCGCTGACCTGATCTTTGACGGAGAGCCTGATCCCGAATAG
- a CDS encoding biotin--[acetyl-CoA-carboxylase] ligase, with product MSENMWREVRWLDHTGSTNSDVAAEARRGEAEGLVVATLDQRAGRGRLDRSWVAPPGACLAFSLLLQPRPGPSQWGWLSLLAGMAVHAAISGMAREPQRVQLKWPNDVLIDGRKVCGILSERIEHPGGARAVIGVGINISMDEDQLPVPSATSCRIAGLPEDPRRLLVSVLEHFQRLYESWQAAGQVRSEYQRHCASIGIPLRIVVDQQRAIAGTGHGVDEYGRLQVETDAGVQVFAVGDVVHARFGELPERAV from the coding sequence ATGTCCGAGAATATGTGGCGTGAGGTGCGGTGGCTGGATCACACTGGATCCACCAACTCCGATGTGGCGGCCGAAGCCAGGAGAGGGGAAGCGGAAGGCCTCGTTGTCGCGACGCTGGATCAGCGGGCCGGCCGTGGACGCCTGGACCGCAGCTGGGTGGCTCCCCCCGGTGCCTGCCTGGCCTTCTCACTGCTGCTCCAGCCCAGGCCTGGACCTTCGCAGTGGGGGTGGCTTTCGCTGCTGGCGGGCATGGCTGTGCATGCCGCTATCAGCGGGATGGCCCGTGAACCCCAGAGGGTGCAGCTCAAGTGGCCCAACGATGTCCTGATCGACGGTCGCAAGGTGTGCGGCATCCTCAGCGAGCGTATCGAGCATCCGGGAGGGGCCAGAGCCGTCATTGGAGTCGGCATCAACATCTCGATGGATGAGGATCAGCTTCCGGTGCCTTCCGCCACATCCTGCAGGATAGCCGGGCTTCCCGAAGATCCCCGGCGGCTTCTGGTATCGGTGCTGGAACACTTCCAGCGGCTCTACGAGTCATGGCAGGCAGCAGGTCAGGTGCGCAGCGAGTATCAGCGGCACTGCGCATCCATAGGCATCCCGTTGCGGATCGTCGTCGACCAGCAGCGGGCGATAGCGGGCACCGGGCATGGAGTCGATGAATACGGGAGGCTTCAAGTCGAAACGGATGCTGGAGTCCAGGTCTTCGCGGTCGGTGACGTCGTCCATGCCCGGTTCGGGGAGCTGCCTGAGCGGGCGGTATGA
- a CDS encoding coiled-coil domain-containing protein, with translation MSLPARSPLTDVGAKAARILDQAQAMADQLRAETRAEVLEILRRHEAERAAAEDLAAANAQARHELAETRDQARQHMSAADEEAQSTMREASSRAARLVAGAEQTCDQLRADATREADQIVQRSRDEADKILTEAKEAAEKIEAQRDAEQKRLEATWSKREQECDKGIAERTAVAEAETRELLSSARKEAKEIVEAAHKEAERLRETTTTWREEYIAATQATVDTAEKQREELLASAQRESQQLLKEASSQLSWTKQTVADLRSSVEAEVEARRVEAAEELEVWKQTQRDDLDAFIVSRRHELAVAEAATIAAVREANERVGSLLSAAQEEAERTRRTAESEADTRRRTAGEESRELVERANRILSAAKEEARTLREQTMTELDQLHSEHYTKLRADREAAKREVEQANAEAERTRAEARRRLREAREEVNLLSRRRDEITAQLGKLSGVIEALAAPGDDEIGDR, from the coding sequence ATGTCGCTACCTGCCCGCTCTCCCCTGACCGACGTCGGGGCGAAGGCTGCCAGGATTCTGGACCAGGCGCAGGCCATGGCAGACCAGCTGCGAGCCGAAACCCGGGCTGAGGTGCTTGAGATCCTGCGCCGCCACGAGGCGGAAAGAGCCGCTGCTGAGGACCTGGCGGCAGCGAATGCCCAAGCGAGGCATGAGCTAGCCGAAACGCGGGATCAGGCCCGCCAGCACATGTCTGCGGCAGATGAAGAGGCGCAGTCCACTATGCGCGAGGCGTCATCACGCGCAGCCCGCCTGGTGGCTGGGGCGGAGCAGACCTGCGACCAGCTGCGGGCTGACGCCACGCGGGAAGCAGACCAGATAGTGCAGCGCAGCCGCGATGAGGCGGACAAGATCCTGACTGAGGCCAAGGAGGCCGCGGAAAAGATCGAGGCGCAGCGAGACGCCGAGCAAAAGCGCCTGGAGGCTACCTGGTCCAAAAGAGAGCAGGAATGCGACAAGGGCATCGCCGAGCGTACTGCGGTGGCCGAGGCCGAGACCCGTGAGCTGCTGTCCTCGGCCCGCAAGGAGGCCAAGGAAATCGTCGAGGCGGCCCACAAGGAGGCGGAACGGCTCAGGGAGACAACCACCACATGGCGCGAGGAGTACATAGCTGCGACGCAGGCCACAGTCGATACAGCTGAAAAACAGCGTGAGGAACTGCTCGCCTCCGCTCAGCGGGAATCCCAGCAGTTGCTCAAAGAGGCATCCTCGCAGTTGAGCTGGACCAAACAGACTGTGGCAGACCTACGAAGCAGCGTAGAGGCCGAGGTGGAGGCGAGGCGGGTGGAGGCCGCGGAGGAACTGGAGGTCTGGAAGCAGACCCAGCGCGACGACTTGGATGCCTTCATAGTCTCTCGCCGTCACGAGTTGGCGGTGGCTGAGGCCGCCACCATCGCGGCTGTGCGGGAAGCCAACGAAAGGGTCGGCAGTCTGTTGTCGGCAGCCCAGGAGGAGGCCGAGCGAACCCGTCGTACCGCCGAGTCAGAGGCTGATACCCGCCGCCGCACCGCTGGGGAGGAGTCCCGGGAGCTGGTGGAACGGGCCAACCGGATCCTCTCCGCTGCGAAGGAGGAGGCCCGGACTCTGCGTGAGCAGACCATGACCGAGCTGGACCAGCTCCATTCGGAGCATTACACGAAACTGCGTGCCGATCGTGAGGCAGCCAAACGTGAGGTCGAACAAGCCAACGCTGAGGCTGAGCGAACCCGCGCAGAAGCCCGCCGCCGGTTGAGAGAAGCCCGCGAAGAGGTCAATCTGCTTTCCAGGCGACGTGATGAGATCACAGCCCAGTTGGGTAAACTGTCCGGGGTCATTGAGGCTTTAGCTGCCCCCGGCGACGATGAAATAGGAGACCGATGA